The Magallana gigas chromosome 6, xbMagGiga1.1, whole genome shotgun sequence genome includes the window TCAAATCTATACAACCATGTGGTATTAAGTATGAAAAGAACAGCTTCTATTTATatctttgaattaattttaaggaGCAAGGTATGTCGATGCAAATTTTATCGTCAGTACGACGTCACATTATGATTACGAACATAAAGATAGTTACCAAATATATAGTGATTGgattttgtatacattttatccaCAAGGGGGTTGTGGCCATTAATCACTGTTGATGCTTCTTTGCCATCAATTACGTGTCTACATCAAATAAGAAAATTTTGAGAAGTTTTTTAAACAGtacattaaagaaaatttgatgTGCAAATGGATCACTTTAACTCTCTTTTTTTCACATTGATATACAAAAATGTAAGGATTCAAAAATAGTAAAATGTAAGGATCCAGAAATTGCAATATTATGCAAAAAccaatttaattatattttttcaaagttaccTATGATTTTTCTTCCATGTCACTTCAGCACAACGTTGAGCTGTCGATGCCTTGCAGCCATCGGCCTTGAAAGTTTCCCGAAAGTCTGTGCCAAGAGCTCCAGTCATTGGTGGTGTGAAATCAACCATTGTTCCTACTGAATGAAGGTAACCAACATATCCAAGAATGTTGCCTATTCGggcatttataaaataaactttGCCATGTTCAAGGGGAATGTCTTCGTATCTCTCAAAAGAGTTGTATTGCAATCCAAGTCTTTCATAATTCTTGTAAGAACCACTAATGCGTAATTTTGCGTTTGGTCCTTCTATAACATGTTGAAGTTCACATGACTCAGTGAAATACGCGTAATCaaatgaaacacattttgttcctACGGTGACACATTTAGTAGCACATTCTTCTGGTGTATGCGTTAAATGAATTGCAAATGGTTTGTTTGTAAGTCTTCCATCTTTTGGGATGCTGAAATGTTTCAAAGCATTAAAAACCCCTGCCCTGTGTGACGTTATTCCTAACGTTAGATTTTTCCAAGATATGATTTCGCTTCCATACATCCCAGAGCTGATTCCCACTGCTTGCATATGAGTATGTTTCAATAAGGAATCATCAAAAACGGTAATGGTACCCAGTAAAACATTCGGGTGTGAACTGTATTTATAAGAGGGGTCAACTCGTCCGTCAGGTAAAGTATTGTCAAAAGTATGGAGCATGCAATACACCCGGGCATCAGAACCTTGACTGTTCACTGCCTTCACTGTCCAGTATAGAGGTATTCCGTTCGGTAAGTCATTAGTTGCTACGAAGACAGAAAATCCACCCATTTCTGTGAAGTCTAGGACATTAGTGCCACCCTGTTGAGTGCCAATAGCATAAAACAATTTCAGGTTACTTTTATCATCGTCTGCTGCAACCTGAAGCTCATAGGCAGGGTCTTTATGATTCCGACCAGTAATTTGTTTGATAAGACAATTTACCACCGTTTCCCTTTTTTGTCGATTTCCGCGAACATTGACGACTGGTGAAAAAAATTGTGGCGGAGTtgtatctttttcattttttatattcgTGAAAATATTACCGGTAATAGGTTTTAAAGAGTAGGTCCAAAGAGTGCCTCGGAAAATTGTTTTCCTCATTCCAAAAAAATCCAAGGTGCAAAATGCTTCAAGTTTTAGCCGCAATGGTATAAGACTGACATTAAGACTGCCCCTTTAGTGAAATAAAGTATACATAGAAtgtaaattattgatattttgttttataaagtaaTTTGATAACTTATAGAAAAAATATGGGTTTCACTTTTACGAAGCGTTTTAAATATCTGATTTAAATTTTGCTCGTCAAAATTTAcaagaattgtttaaaaaaatcccaaaaaacaaaaacaaaaaccagaGAGCGTTATAAAAaacaatctaaataaaaaattgtgaattttttagAATAACAAAcacattattttattgttaaactgTATCGATTGAAATTGGAGAACTTAATAATACATTATTGTACTAATAAAATGGTCCCACTTCATATGGTACCTGCTGCTACACCTTATAGCAAGGAACAAAATCtggcaaaattttatttaaatattgaaattcttTTTGATAGATATTTTTCTGTATGAGAAATTCAagtttaagtaaataaaataagttcATATTAACCTATATTTATTGTGCATTCTTTAGTGTTGTATGCTAATTTATCAGCATCCTAAAGTACATTACCTGCCATACTAATAACAAAAGTAATAATCAGgtttaatgaaatgtttatttctattttgtGTATCAtattgtactttaaaaaaataatatatatagaaaaacgGACAACTACGAATCTAAAAATTGTCATTGACTTATCATGGCGAAGGGAGATGCATTTTTTGGggacaaattttttaaaaatgaagttaACCTATGTTTTTATATCTATTCATCGCTAGGATCTGTAtatcttataaaacaaaatttaaaaccgATCATATTATTACAATAACGTTCCATTGTGTCAACTTACTTCACTTCTAAAGGAAATTTATTATATGTAATTTCCACTTTCATTGGAAATTGCGATTCAAGGAGATAACCTGTTAATCGTAAACCAGCTTTGAAGACGAAATAATTCACATTCACACTTCCCTGTGCTTTGGCTCCTGCCCAAGGGTTCAGTGTTgcctttgaaaaaagaaattcgtCTTAGTAGCCATTCtaatataaacaagaggcccatgggtcacATCGCTTACCTGAGGAACAagaggtatgataaaatcaacttaatggagtcataatacaaactacctagacaatgtagtataatacatgtagatcctgtatttTTTCCACTGgatattcttatttatattatcataagtcccttttctaacaggatgatttataaaaatatcacctgttgagcattgcagctctcaaaaagatcctaaacaattgtttataaatgGGATATGAACCtaaatcaaactctgaaccccttgtgagggcCAAGAATCGTCAAGAAAccaaaatctaaacaaaattaaatagtCACCCggctgaagatttttaaagatttactcttcatattcctatgttaacATTCCACCCCAACtctggtcccaccctacccccaggaatcatgatttttacaaattcgaatctacactacctgagggtgCTTCCAAAAAGTTTCAGCCTTCCTGGctcattagtttctgagaagacgatatttaaagatttactctacatattcctatgtagaaattCGAtcccaaattgtggccccactctacccctgggggtaatgatttttacaactttaaatATACACTACTTGAGaatacttcaacacaagtttcagctttcctggctaattagtttctgagaagacgatttttaaagattaactctatattcCTATTTGGAAAGTTGACatcccccccccattgtggccccacgcTTCCCCTTGGGGTAATGattttcttaactttaaatatacattgcatgagaatgcttccatataagtttcagcttttctggccaaatggttcttgagaataagatttttaaagaattactctatatattcctatgttaaaaatcgaccctccattgtagccccaccctacaccccgagggtcatgattttcacaactttgaatctacactactggAAGATGCTTtgacataagtttcagcttttctggccaaatggctcttgagaagaagatttttaaagatttactttatatattcctatgtaaaaagtcgaccccctcctccccccccccccattttgccCCATCCTACCtcagggggtcatgattttcacaactttgaatctacattacctgagaatgcttccacataagtttcagctttcctggccaaatggttcttgagaagaagatttttgaaaatttatcaaaaattttcattaattcctaattatctctcCTTGTAAGAGCGCTTGGTCCTTAACTTTCACAGCTTTGAATCCTCTTAGGCGAAGGATACTAAGTGCtaagttttgttgaaattggtccagtggttcttgagaagatgttcataatgtgaaaagtttacagacggacagacgaacggacggacggacagacagacggacgacagacaaaatgtgatcagaatagctcacttgagctttcagctcaggtgagctaaacatAATACAGTATTCTTTCCATTTTTCTAAAAAGTATAATCATCTTTCTAATTTTACCATCATTGTAAACCAGATTTTAAGAATGTTCTTCAACTAACCTGTGCTTTGAAACTCAAAATACAAAGTCCTATATCTATCTTAAGTCCAAGAGATGCTGCAATTCTAAAttctgaaattatatttaacaaaaagatGTCATAAACttgcttttatcatttttatacttCCTTGTAGTCAAAGAATGATGTTTCATCTATGCTCTATGATGTATATTCATCTAAATCTGGTTCGTCAAAATCTCAATAGACAAATGTTAAAGTAGGTATTAAACCACATGTTCATAATTTTTCTTAGTACATAAACCCAGTGTAATAATTGGACATACCTTTTTCACCTGACTTCAAGTTCACATATCATTGACATGATACGAGCATGGCAtaagttattttttgaaaaatctactTACCAATAGAAATCGGAACAGGTCCAACCATTATAAATAATGGTGGGTATGAATCACTGTCGACAGCCACGAAATCCTTAACAGGAAATGGAATATCTGCTTCTACACAAAAGTCAACTGTGCTCTTGAATTCTTCTCCCATTActtttaaaacagttcttggGTCACTGATTAACTAAAGAAgacaaaaattgataaattgaataacgtgtattgcattaatcttaatcaaataataaaaactaaaattcaTTGAAAGCATTAGAAAGGCACAGTAAATATACAAATGCAATGCCCACTTCTTTTATCATAGCTTCTCTGATGGTATCCAGAACTTTAAGTATTTCTCGATCAAGGAGATTGTAATTGGAAAGTTCTGCTATAACGTCCTCGACAGTAATGTCATTCATGCTTGGTAAAACTGCATCAGTATCATCTAACAATACATCTACATATTTAAGAATGTGAATAATTATATACAGCTTCATTGCAATTAATTATATAATCCTGGGCGATcttaaagaaaatatcaatcaCCATGTATTCAAGTTTACCTGTGAAACAATCTGTTTCTTCGAGTTCGTAATTAACCATAATGGGTATCGTATTCAGACAACTTATATAAGCTGGTACACAAAGTTCCGCACTTAAAGAAATTACAGGATTGGACCAAAGGATAGAAACTGACACCACAAGGTCTGCTGTCATCATTGTGGACAAATCTGCAAGTCTGACCCTTTCTTTGATCTCATCAGCTAGAAATATAAATTGCATtcatgttttaaagaaaatttatagtgataaattttcatttatataattttcattggGACACTCCTGAATTGTTTAGTACacatgtatcatcatttccttttTTCGCATTGGGAGTTTCGTCCAATCATATTTCAGATTAATTGTAAAACTTAACATACAAAAAagtaatacatttatttactcGTCATAGATTTATTGTTCTTCGTAAACGATTCGAATGCAATCAActcaaagcaaaacattttaaaatgaattaatagtTTACTCATAATAAATGACAGAACAGTAACAAACCGTTTTGAAATTCAAGAACTGTCGTTGTTGATTGAGTCGatacattgatttgttttaaacagtTATCCATCTTTATATCAAATGTTGCCATCGTTCTTTGATTGGCATACAAAAGCTGAACAGCACATGAAATTTTGTTGCAACTTAGATGAACAAAACAAAGGTTACCAGGGCCTTTTGGAAGTGTGTTTAAAAATGATGGGCACTCTGAAACAAAACAGATAACCATTAATCcttaattaatgtttaacttAATGAGTAAGCACACAGTAAGGTGTTTTAATcaactttattttaattaatcaaaatttgtttaatagcgatttatattgtacatgtaacatgttcTGTTCTTGCCAAAATCAAAGAAGTAGATAATCCTGGTAGTTCATTTTTAAATGTGTTAACATTTTATGAcaagaaaagaaaacacaaCGAACTTTAACACCACATATTTTCCTCTGGTCACAAATAATGCATACCCTTTAAACGATTACAACGAAAAATAAGAAACGTTGCGCGAGTCATTAATTATTTCTGTAAACATTCTCATTTTGTCAAATACGAGCcgaaacaaaatgaaatagtATAATAAATACCATTGTTTTATCTTCAGaatattaagatttttcatGCCTTATTTTGATATGCCTTTAAGAGTTAAACTCTTTCCAAACAAAAGTCATAAATAAGAGTATAACTTACTAAATCATGCATGTTTTATGCAATGTCATAATTTAATTCTGAAGACCTAATAAGTTAAATACGTATAATGATATACTGCTATGTAATCCATTACATAATGACCTAACCTGTGTattgattatttcttttttcacattttcttgttattaataaaatcatagaaattttatttcaattttttttttatcaaagtaacTTCCAGAATGCAggatgaaatatatttattatttgattataaGGGGGAAATGATAACAAACACAAGCGTATCGTTCTTCACCACGGATAATCGTGAGTTTACCTTGTTCTGTTCTTGATAACATTCTGGTAATCATTTTTGATTTTGCTCCAGAAGCTGAGCTAAAACTTGCTGACAGTAAAGATTGAAGTTTTAACATGGACAATCCATCTAAATTCTGAGCTGAAACTGTGGACCGGATTCGTTGAAGATTATCAAAAATGATGTTCATTTCTGAATCAACCTTTTCTCCTAgtaattctttaattttacCGAGAGggtatttattgatattcacAGCATCCAAAAGATTAGATGCAGTCCTGAAATACACgtgaattaaaaattaatataaattgtgaaattctatCATATGAACTCAAATCAAAAATTCATACTATTCTCAATTATTGAATCACTCAAATAATTACCATACAGAAATATTTGTTAGTGATGTTATGAAGTTTGAAGTATAATTCTACAGAAATACCCCACTACCTGTTGTTTGAAAAATCGAAAAGCTGTTTGGCAATGTCTGTGAATTGGGACACTATGCTTTTCAATCCGTTTGTGAATTTTTCCAACGCGGTCACGGCAAATAGATCAGACCGATTGGCAACTTCGAGGTCCGGAGGTCGATATTTTGGTTCGATTGGTGGAAACCCATTCATTTTGTCTTCTCCGAAATTTGATCGAACAATTTCTTTGCTGACTTTCTCTAATACTTCGCCTGTTGCATCTGCTGAAACTACGTTTAAAACGTTCATATAGGTGTAGTCCCGACAATCCCAAATCCAGCGGGGACTTGGAAGCAAATGGTCCAGAAAGGGAGAAGGATCTATATATTCGTAATCTGAGTCCCTTATTTGAATTGGAGATTTTTTACGAACAGATACGTGGATACAATTGCGTTTACATGGTGACTTATCAGCTTTTCCGATAATGTCTTTACCCGCTATTAGAAATTGTCCACTTGTTGATATGTT containing:
- the LOC105337189 gene encoding uncharacterized protein isoform X4 — protein: MTKNQKHACLALGTLIKTCRNNSLHIEKTDILLNSLKQWLTLHNQTHYTELQSKRRPHRSVDRNDRELHNYTYSKMVLIHALGNTGSSRDHLLTYMRPGEGDNSWRRAAILAMRHFGCVESSTALFNLVVNDDHSVVKQQALEMFENHPLSNKSIPEHRDIILSRFYNYKTLMRTKRGILDVDLKDGFFFSLKLPGIQWTKQVGHDALGAAFGISLTNELEIEIKPLSSHAMINMYENAFAKVMVGWFKVEQLYLFRAHACYRGHAGYDINILKDFGINGTQDLAMIFDRIVKTVIDPVLSKVKAFKTLIQSYDNKGIEYIVNKIIEVIRNVPLILKNLIQKAVDAVMKVVEYGGTPWIDQIKKIVTKIRYFVEDVKEDITNFYSTIVDAVTVTLPYVGKNLFDSVASIISALKDFLTNPVQSVTIFGKSVLDIKLALGIFIDVKNKMIETLSYLKGGTSFWIDYWEDFKEILGDIQDLFRLIFKRKKNIPAINKKDKLSTALTDGIQMTAEQTNMIIDSIKKSFGNFSTEFKETFDEILSPFVNSFYSMFNAVKAVKSGYMSIRNTYIKIKNVTQKIFGSKFHITFPNHRRRQDSTCGLGVWPTNQNERYQTLGVDVQVTEFSDIRCPVNGEVFKESNRVLILPTDEDFIDYEIIIENIIPESNISTSGQFLIAGKDIIGKADKSPCKRNCIHVSVRKKSPIQIRDSDYEYIDPSPFLDHLLPSPRWIWDCRDYTYMNVLNVVSADATGEVLEKVSKEIVRSNFGEDKMNGFPPIEPKYRPPDLEVANRSDLFAVTALEKFTNGLKSIVSQFTDIAKQLFDFSNNRTASNLLDAVNINKYPLGKIKELLGEKVDSEMNIIFDNLQRIRSTVSAQNLDGLSMLKLQSLLSASFSSASGAKSKMITRMLSRTEQECPSFLNTLPKGPGNLCFVHLSCNKISCAVQLLYANQRTMATFDIKMDNCLKQINVSTQSTTTVLEFQNADEIKERVRLADLSTMMTADLVVSVSILWSNPVISLSAELCVPAYISCLNTIPIMVNYELEETDCFTDVLLDDTDAVLPSMNDITVEDVIAELSNYNLLDREILKVLDTIREAMIKELISDPRTVLKVMGEEFKSTVDFCVEADIPFPVKDFVAVDSDSYPPLFIMVGPVPISIEFRIAASLGLKIDIGLCILSFKAQATLNPWAGAKAQGSVNVNYFVFKAGLRLTGYLLESQFPMKVEITYNKFPLEVKGSLNVSLIPLRLKLEAFCTLDFFGMRKTIFRGTLWTYSLKPITGNIFTNIKNEKDTTPPQFFSPVVNVRGNRQKRETVVNCLIKQITGRNHKDPAYELQVAADDDKSNLKLFYAIGTQQGGTNVLDFTEMGGFSVFVATNDLPNGIPLYWTVKAVNSQGSDARVYCMLHTFDNTLPDGRVDPSYKYSSHPNVLLGTITVFDDSLLKHTHMQAVGISSGMYGSEIISWKNLTLGITSHRAGVFNALKHFSIPKDGRLTNKPFAIHLTHTPEECATKCVTVGTKCVSFDYAYFTESCELQHVIEGPNAKLRISGSYKNYERLGLQYNSFERYEDIPLEHGKVYFINARIGNILGYVGYLHSVGTMVDFTPPMTGALGTDFRETFKADGCKASTAQRCAEVTWKKNHRHVIDGKEASTVINGHNPLVDKMYTKSNHYIFVNFNGFHDDESGIYKYLWAVGKSVCSQDVVNFSDPHGFLHSDKHWTNNGIEKNLHLQDGKYFNTIQCLNSVVFGGSLVTTVCHSLPLIVDTTPPFLHGIEQIYYDEYFDILAIYYKAGDNESMLADVVV